DNA from Vogesella indigofera:
TGCTTGTAAGGCAGACGCTCTACCAACTGAGCTAAACGCCCGAAATCTTGTCTGCTGTGACGCGGTATTTGCTGCGTCGTTCAGCGAGGAGGCGAATTAAAACACAGCTTGGCCGGGGCTGCAAGAGGGTGTCTGCAAAATTTGAATGAATAGCCGTTTTTACATATCTAAGGACAACTGCATTTTGTCGGGCAGGGTGGTGCTCATCGCTTCGGCCTCATGCTATCATTGCCGGATTACCCCGAATCGGAAATGTATCAATGAAGCCGACCTTTCTCGATTTTGAGCAGCCGATTGCCGAGCTCGAGAACAAGATAGAAGAACTCCGTTTTGTTCAGGATGACTCCGTGCTGGATATCTCGGAAGAGATCTCTCGCCTGCAGAAGAAAAGCCAAGAGCTCACCAAGACGCTCTATAGCAAGTTGACGCCATCCCAGATCGCCATTGTGGCGCGGCATCCGCAGCGCCCTTACACGCTGGATTACGTCGACGGTCTGTTTACCGATTTCCAGGAAATGCGCGGCGACCGCTCGTTTGCTGATGATCCGGCCATTGTTGGCGGTCTGGCCCGTTTCAACGGCCAGCCGGTGATGGTGATCGGTCACCAGAAGGGCCGCGACACCAAGGAAAAGATCGCCCGCAACTTCGGCATGCCGCGTCCGGAAGGTTATCGCAAGGCGCTGCGCCTGATGCGTACCGCCGAGAAGTTCGGCCTGCCGGTGATGACCTTTGTCGACACCCCGGGTGCCTATCCCGGCATCGGTGCCGAAGAGCGTGGCCAGTCCGAGGCCATCGGCCGCAACCTGTACGAGATGGCGCGCCTGAAGGTGCCGGTCATCGTCACCGTGATCGGTGAGGGCGGTTCCGGCGGTGCGCTGGCGATTGCGGTTGGCGACTACGTCAACATGCTGCAGTACTCCACCTATTCGGTGATCTCGCCGGAAGGCTGCGCTTCCATCCTGTGGAAGACCGCGGAGCGCGCCGGCGATGCCGCCGAGGCGCTGGGCATTACCGCGCCGCGCCTGAAGACGCTGGGCCTGATCGACCGCGTGGTGAACGAGCCGCTGGGCGGCGCCCACCGCGATCACGCTGCGATGATGACGGCACTGAAGCGCGTGCTGCAGGAGCAGCTGAAGGAAGCCGGCACCCGTGGCCTGGACGAATTGCTGAAAACCCGCTTTGACAGACTGATGAGCTATGGCCGCTTCAAGGAAGACGCCGCCTGACCTGCTCGACACGCTGATCCAACACTGGCCGGACGCTTTGTCCGGCCAGTGTCGTTTGGAGCTGGCGTTGTCGGGCGGCATGGATTCGGTGGTACTGCTGGATTTGCTGTGTCGCTGGCGTGACGAGCGTGGCGGGCCGGCATTTTCGGCACTGCACGTGCATCACGGCCTCAGTGCGCAGGCCGATGACTGGGTGCGTGCGTGCGAGGACTGGTGCCGTGCGCGCCAGGTGCCGCTGCGCGTGGAGCGGGTGGCGGTGCAGGCCGGTGGCGGCGACAGCCTGGAGGCCGAGGCGCGCAAGGCGCGCTATCAGGCCTTTGCCGAAGGGGGTGCCGAGGTCGTCGCGCTGGCGCATCACGCCGACGACCAGAGCGAAACGGTGCTGTTGCAGGTGCTGCGCGGCGGTGGCCCGCGGGCGCTGGCGGCGATGCCGCTGCTGCGCGAGCACCAGGGCCAGCAATTGTGGCGCCCCTTGCTCAAGGTTGGCCGCACCACGCTGGCGGCCTATGCCGCGGCGCGCCAGCTGCAGTGGGTGGAGGACGACAGCAATGCCGATACCGACCACTTCCTGCGCAATTTCCTGCGCCACGAGGTGATGGGCCGGCTGCGGCAGCGCGCACCGGCGCTGGACAAGCAGCTGGCGCGGCTGGCGCAGCGCATGGCCG
Protein-coding regions in this window:
- a CDS encoding acetyl-CoA carboxylase carboxyltransferase subunit alpha, giving the protein MKPTFLDFEQPIAELENKIEELRFVQDDSVLDISEEISRLQKKSQELTKTLYSKLTPSQIAIVARHPQRPYTLDYVDGLFTDFQEMRGDRSFADDPAIVGGLARFNGQPVMVIGHQKGRDTKEKIARNFGMPRPEGYRKALRLMRTAEKFGLPVMTFVDTPGAYPGIGAEERGQSEAIGRNLYEMARLKVPVIVTVIGEGGSGGALAIAVGDYVNMLQYSTYSVISPEGCASILWKTAERAGDAAEALGITAPRLKTLGLIDRVVNEPLGGAHRDHAAMMTALKRVLQEQLKEAGTRGLDELLKTRFDRLMSYGRFKEDAA
- the tilS gene encoding tRNA lysidine(34) synthetase TilS, translated to MAASRKTPPDLLDTLIQHWPDALSGQCRLELALSGGMDSVVLLDLLCRWRDERGGPAFSALHVHHGLSAQADDWVRACEDWCRARQVPLRVERVAVQAGGGDSLEAEARKARYQAFAEGGAEVVALAHHADDQSETVLLQVLRGGGPRALAAMPLLREHQGQQLWRPLLKVGRTTLAAYAAARQLQWVEDDSNADTDHFLRNFLRHEVMGRLRQRAPALDKQLARLAQRMADAAEMVDTLAAMDLAQVQRGRELDLPALLALSDARQRHVVLAWLAQLGLSLPSPESLYSWLAQVRSAAAATQPLLEYQSLVLLRYRQRLLALPRVAPQPWPLCCVVGETLRLPHGELQWQRAPGGLPDSWHGRLLDVLSRSGGEKLPLKVGRKPVKTVFQEAGVPPQLRLDWPLLEDDAGELLAVPSLGVSVLHAAAGEGWWPQWQPLAIVSRPVGD